TCGCGGGCCGGGCGCACCCCCAGGAAAGCCTCGGTGGCGATCATGAACGGGCGCAGGTACAGTGCGTCGCCGTCGCGGGACGGAACCCAGTCCTGGTCAATCGCCACGAGCTGGCGCAGCGATTCCACAAACGTCTCGGTGGGCAGTTCCGGCAGTGCCAGGCGACGTGCCGAGGCGTTCAGGCGGGCCGCGTTGGCATCGGCGCGGAACGTCCAAATGGACCCGTCGGCGTGGCGATACGCCTTCATGCCCTCAAAGATTTCCTGGCCGTAGTGCAGGACCGCGGCTGCCGGATCCATGAGAATGGGGCCGTACGGTTCGATGCGCGCGTTGGACCAGCCGCCTTGCCCCTCGGCGTCAACCTTGAAGTCCACGACAGCCGTGTGGTCCGTGAAGTAATCGCCAAAGCCGGGGTTGGCCAAGATGGCCTCACGCTCCACGCTGCTCTTCGGGTTTTCATTGAGCTGCTGGGAAAAGGTCAGCTCATTGGCGATCTGGGTCATGCTTCCTCCACATGGTAGTGCCCGTCATTGGTAGTTCCAGCTTGAGGCGGAGTTCATTTCTGTCTTGCAGATCCGGTTCGCCCGGAGTCCGCGTTTTGGCGCTATCTCAACTGTAGTACCTGTCCGACTCCCTGTGACGCGCCTTGCAGTCAACTGCCACACGAAGTGCTCAGATTTCGCGGTGCCCGGGCCACGTGTCCGTCGCAATGCCACGAAGCACGGCCATGACAGTCGCCTCGGCCACGTCGGTGGTGATTGGCTGGTGGCCAAAGAACACCCGGTGATAAAGCGGCGCCGCCAGCATGTCCAGGGCCAGCTCCATATCCAGGGTTTGGCGCAGTTCACCACGGAGAATTGCGGATTCCAAGACTCTTCGCGTACTGGCCCGCCGGGGTTCGAAGTAGTCGTTCATGAACGTTTCGTGCAGTTCGGGCTCGTTGGCCACATCTGACATGAGCCCTGGCAGGGCACGTGCCAGCGGCGAATCGGCAAAGGATCTGGCCAGGCTTGAGATGCCCTCGGTGAGATCACAATGCACGCATCCGGTGTCCGGCGTGGGCGAGCTGCCCAGGGTGGCAATCAGGGCATGAATGACGACGCCGGGCATCGACTGCCAGCGACGGCGCAACGCGGGCTTGCTGGTCTGCGCCTGGGCAGCAATCGCTTCCAAGGTCAGCTGGTTATATGGCGCCTTGGCGAGGAGGAAAAGCACGGCCGCCGTGGCCCGCTCGTCAATGCCAGTGTCCCGTGGCCGCCCCTGAGCCGATCCCTGTTGCGTCATGGCACCACTGTAACGTAGTTTTAATTACGTTCCGCAACGGAACGTAATTACGCATAGGAGGCAGCATGGACCCGAGCCCAACCCTGGCCAGCAACACGGGCAGGCAACAATCCGACGAACGGGGAACTGGCGGGATATTCTCACGTGAGCTTCGCGGCTCCACCGTGGGAATCCTCTTGGGCATCGGCGTGGTCGCCTTTGAATCCCTGGGAGTTGCCACCGTCCTTCCCACCATTGCCACAGAGCTCGGTGGAATGGGCTCCTATGGCTGGGGCCTGGCCGCTTTGATGCTGGCCAACATCATCGGCACCGTTGTGGCAGGGGCAAGTATCGACCGACGCGGCCCGCTCCGGACAGTGATCGCCGGGAGCATCATCTTTGCCGCAGGGTGTGCCCTGGCGGGAGCAGCCGCCTCTTGGGAACTGTTCATTGCGGCCCGGGCGCTGCAGGGTTTGGGCGTTGGCGCCGTCATGGCCTACGCCTACAGCGTGGTGGTGCTGGCCTACCCTCGACGCCTCCATGCGGTCATGTTTGCCTGCCTGTCCTCGGCCTGGACCATTCCCTCGCTGCTGGGCCCCGTCTTGGCCGGACTGCTCACGGCCTGGCTTGATTGGAGAGTGGTCTTTTGGGCCCTCTCCCCCGCAATGTTGCTGCTGTTGCCCCTGATTCTGCCGACGGTAAAGGGCCTCGCACGTTCTCCTCAGGTCAAGGTCGCTGGCACAGCTTCCGCGGCGAAGATGGGCCGAACCACCCTGTATGCAGTGATGCTCGTTGCCGGTGCGGCGGTCCTGCTCGCCGGTCTCGAACTGCCCAGCGTGGCGCTGGCTGCCGCGGCGGTGATTCTTGGCACTGGCGCAGCCGTCGTGGCGCTGCGACATCTGACACCCGCCGGAACCTTCAAGGCGGCGCGGGGCGCCCCGGCCGGAATCGTCATTCGCTTCCTCCTGTGTGCCGTCTACTTTGGCTCTGAGGCGTTCCTGCCCCTGGGTCTCATGGGCATCCACGGCTGGCCGGTCACTTTGGCGGGTGCAGGACTCGCCGCGGGTGCGCTGGCCTGGTCGGCAGGATCATTCCTTCAGGCCCGCCTTGACTCGCGACATCCGGGCAGGCGTCACCAAGCAGTAACAACCGGCATTGCCATCCTGGTCGCCGGGGAGTTGCTGATGGGAATAGCGGTGTCCTTGCCCGCAATGTGGGGCGGCTGGGCCGTGGTGGGCTGGGCCATAGGCGGCGTGGGCATGGGCATTGCCTTCAACGCGGCCACTTCCGCGACAATGGCGGCGTCCAATCCGGAACGCACGGGCAGCATCAGCGCCAGCCTGCAACTGTCCCAAACTCTCGCGACGGCATTGATCGCCGGAATTGGCGGCGCAGTGATCGCAGGCGTCGGAGCAGGAACCACCGGATTCCTGACCATCTTCTCCATCACGGCGTTGCTGGGCATTGTCGGGCTGCTCCTGGGCCGGCGCATTCAACCTTCGCCAGCCACATAAGCGAAAGGCTGCGGAAGGGCTCTCAATGAACCTGTCCGCAGCCTTTTACCGGTCTTTCACCGGAATGGACGACGGCGTCAGAGGGCTGCCGCGATGGCGTCGCCAATGGCGCCGGTCGTCTTGGGGGACGACGGGTTGCGCCCGGCAATGTCGGCCGTGACGGCCGCCTCGATCTTCGTCGCGGCACCGTGGTGGCCCAGGTGGTGCAGCAGCAGTGCCGCGGACAGGATGGCTGCCGTGGGGTCTGCTTTTTGCTGGCCCGCAATGTCGGGTGCGGAGCCGTGGACTGGTTCAAACATGGATGGCGCGGTGCGGTCCATGTTGATGTTGCCCGACGCCGCCAGGCCAATTCCGCCGGTGACGGCTGCGGCCAGGTCGGTGACAATGTCGCCAAACAGGTTGTCGGTGACGATCACGTCAAAGCGGGATGGGTCGGTGACCAGGAAAATCATGGCCGCGTCAACGTGCAGGTAGTCGACGGTGACCTCGGGGAATTCCTTGGCCACGGCCTCAACCGTCCGTTTCCACAGGTGCCCGGCGTAGACCAGCACATTATGTTTGTGGACGTAGGTCAATTTCTTGCGGGGACGCTCGTTGGCGCGGCGGAAACCATCGCGGACCAGGCGCTCGACGCCGAAAGCGG
This genomic interval from Arthrobacter sp. PAMC 25486 contains the following:
- a CDS encoding 3-isopropylmalate dehydrogenase translates to MSASIDTAVIDIAVIAGDGIGPEVTAEAVKVLKKATASEGLELKLTDYKLGAEHWLATGETLPDSTIEALRGHDAILFGAVGAAPGDTSIPSGLIEREMLLKLRFSLDHYVNLRPSFLYDGVASPLANPGTIDFVVVREGTEGPYVGNGGVLRKGTPHEIATEVSVNTAFGVERLVRDGFRRANERPRKKLTYVHKHNVLVYAGHLWKRTVEAVAKEFPEVTVDYLHVDAAMIFLVTDPSRFDVIVTDNLFGDIVTDLAAAVTGGIGLAASGNINMDRTAPSMFEPVHGSAPDIAGQQKADPTAAILSAALLLHHLGHHGAATKIEAAVTADIAGRNPSSPKTTGAIGDAIAAAL
- a CDS encoding TetR-like C-terminal domain-containing protein codes for the protein MTQQGSAQGRPRDTGIDERATAAVLFLLAKAPYNQLTLEAIAAQAQTSKPALRRRWQSMPGVVIHALIATLGSSPTPDTGCVHCDLTEGISSLARSFADSPLARALPGLMSDVANEPELHETFMNDYFEPRRASTRRVLESAILRGELRQTLDMELALDMLAAPLYHRVFFGHQPITTDVAEATVMAVLRGIATDTWPGHREI
- a CDS encoding MFS transporter, which gives rise to MDPSPTLASNTGRQQSDERGTGGIFSRELRGSTVGILLGIGVVAFESLGVATVLPTIATELGGMGSYGWGLAALMLANIIGTVVAGASIDRRGPLRTVIAGSIIFAAGCALAGAAASWELFIAARALQGLGVGAVMAYAYSVVVLAYPRRLHAVMFACLSSAWTIPSLLGPVLAGLLTAWLDWRVVFWALSPAMLLLLPLILPTVKGLARSPQVKVAGTASAAKMGRTTLYAVMLVAGAAVLLAGLELPSVALAAAAVILGTGAAVVALRHLTPAGTFKAARGAPAGIVIRFLLCAVYFGSEAFLPLGLMGIHGWPVTLAGAGLAAGALAWSAGSFLQARLDSRHPGRRHQAVTTGIAILVAGELLMGIAVSLPAMWGGWAVVGWAIGGVGMGIAFNAATSATMAASNPERTGSISASLQLSQTLATALIAGIGGAVIAGVGAGTTGFLTIFSITALLGIVGLLLGRRIQPSPAT